The following coding sequences are from one Vibrio syngnathi window:
- a CDS encoding ATP-binding protein, protein MFRAFNLLSLIILASSVSFYVKASGSITIGVQTSGFSPYVVVQEGEVSGLLPELTGFYAERELNGLEFVGFHSPSDLNNVLKTEQVDAIITAEQNVSSSGVIYSKPILSSRMVSLSSEPIESHLLMKGRNLAYFEDSSNASSVKSLLPFSSFKSYSSYQTAIAAVARENALAIVDDGVLLHNKLMNSPYELFLSVNLHDGLPLNNYVIALLDTTENRKLLGIINNAINQDNSSKLVNIRKKWLNEIQRRLLLVVSKNKLLLTEKEQQFLLLNPNIYVSSTADSKPISFMNSEGKPDGISIDILSEISRLTGLNFIYDNDLDLQGNQAHPVSLPVIHTKATPSTGDDEHHLYSKPFMVEPWALVGKSDTSKLAVFGELTKSSVIGTINDSVGIELVKRYCEACPIKTYSSELLLLDAVDTGEVDSAMLSLYLASPLLQGQYSGYLRVTSLLSKDNDIPVAYSVEADQEVLNNIINKALFAIPHHKYQQIKKHWLDVSYESGVDTADVILGAAILISVASVLIMLVMAWSWKLRREVEDRKRTESALKHQVEFERSLLDAMPFPIVVRNLDNQIISLNSAAQQLTGFELIEGSIVNNSDEDTMIHHGVVLPRLEKEVVSPQGSKHYAYWKCPYISNGNIEGSVTILDDLTELYEAKKIAKSADDRVQKLANNLHGAVIQHIQPKRSLHDIEFVFISNGVEELLGLTPAQLRRSPISFFAPLNAQDRRTLIKKVRSGNKEGKLSLDIGVNIDNQNRWLNLQSKISDLGDYYEWDSVLTDITELKQQQEELTQARQSAIAATEAKSRFLANMSHEIRTPLGGIVSLLELSEQYEVDYEVQKIHTTLSQSANNLLHIVNDILDFSKIEAGKLTLDYQPASLDTLTLRVTQLQARQAHAKGLQFKFWLDPELNDLVLMDDIRIGQVLNNLLSNAIKFTEYGTVGLAAKLLDLDGEQQQICFEVFDSGIGISEEHIRNLFQPFVQADEGTTRKYGGSGLGLTISKQLIEQMGGSLNVTSKINIGSTFSITLPLKTLAENNRADMNGKVALLTKTFMQQSELENYLTSWGIKVISKNVQVTKELAYWVDTIEPDFVFIPHELDQSIDTFAESVQFICVSEQGMLSPAPCKLGWNLSANPLLPSQLMHCLHNCPAFVEDVVQDDNNLKLSTESRESAKQNQRLILIAEDHPINQQIILQQIEQLGFHADMVDNGKEALVALDNEDYGLLITDCHMPEMDGYELTRQIRVKEQTQNQPRLPIIALTANAVQGENDKCFEIGMDDFLSKPTKLRVIGDTIIKHLDKVQSVVDKPCISSSEPKSEPSSAPIDLANLTELFGDQDLVMQIITDFIKSHQADMPLLQAACEQRDLEAIKQVAHKMKGAAKMVGTEDIANQLQTMELVSLSDLDGIQAHYDNLEQLTNQLKTYCSESIKPFKELP, encoded by the coding sequence ATGTTCCGCGCTTTTAATCTACTTTCTCTAATTATCCTGGCTTCTTCCGTATCTTTTTACGTTAAGGCTAGTGGTTCGATTACAATCGGAGTTCAAACCTCAGGATTTTCTCCGTACGTTGTTGTCCAAGAGGGGGAGGTTTCGGGATTATTACCTGAATTGACCGGTTTCTATGCAGAGCGTGAGTTGAATGGCTTGGAGTTTGTCGGTTTTCATTCGCCGTCGGATCTAAATAACGTACTTAAAACTGAACAAGTTGATGCCATTATTACGGCTGAACAAAATGTTTCTAGTAGCGGTGTTATTTACTCTAAACCTATCTTATCTAGTCGAATGGTTAGCCTAAGTAGTGAGCCTATTGAAAGCCACTTATTAATGAAGGGACGAAACCTAGCTTATTTTGAAGACTCGAGTAACGCGTCTTCTGTGAAATCGCTTCTCCCATTTTCTTCTTTTAAGTCATATTCATCCTATCAAACCGCGATTGCTGCTGTAGCTCGAGAGAACGCGTTAGCCATTGTTGATGATGGAGTGTTACTGCACAACAAGTTAATGAATAGCCCCTATGAGTTATTTTTGTCGGTCAACTTACATGATGGTTTACCCTTAAATAATTATGTTATTGCCTTGCTGGATACGACTGAAAATAGGAAGTTGCTGGGTATTATCAACAACGCTATAAACCAAGATAACTCAAGCAAGCTTGTTAATATTCGCAAAAAGTGGTTGAACGAAATACAAAGGCGTCTTCTGTTAGTCGTTAGTAAAAACAAGCTGCTATTAACTGAAAAAGAACAGCAGTTCCTGCTTCTTAATCCGAACATATATGTATCATCGACGGCAGACTCTAAGCCTATATCTTTCATGAATAGTGAAGGTAAGCCTGATGGTATTTCGATTGATATATTGAGTGAAATATCCCGACTTACGGGGTTAAACTTTATTTACGACAACGACCTCGATTTACAGGGTAACCAAGCTCATCCAGTTTCTCTTCCAGTAATTCATACTAAGGCGACACCTTCTACTGGTGACGATGAGCATCACCTCTATTCTAAGCCTTTCATGGTTGAGCCGTGGGCACTGGTTGGTAAAAGTGATACGAGTAAATTGGCGGTATTCGGTGAGTTAACGAAGAGCTCCGTTATTGGAACTATAAACGACAGTGTCGGAATAGAGCTTGTGAAACGCTATTGTGAGGCTTGCCCAATTAAGACCTATAGCTCTGAGTTGCTTTTGCTCGATGCCGTGGATACAGGAGAGGTAGACTCAGCGATGCTTTCGCTCTATTTAGCGTCTCCTCTATTACAGGGCCAGTATTCAGGGTACTTACGCGTAACAAGCCTGCTATCTAAAGACAACGATATTCCAGTCGCCTACAGTGTCGAAGCCGACCAAGAAGTGCTGAACAATATTATTAACAAAGCGCTGTTCGCCATACCTCATCACAAGTATCAGCAGATCAAGAAGCATTGGTTGGATGTGTCTTATGAATCAGGCGTGGATACGGCAGATGTTATCTTGGGTGCTGCCATTTTAATCTCTGTCGCATCGGTGCTCATTATGCTTGTAATGGCATGGAGCTGGAAACTAAGACGTGAAGTTGAAGATCGAAAGCGAACTGAATCCGCTCTCAAACATCAAGTGGAGTTCGAGCGTTCATTGTTGGACGCAATGCCGTTTCCTATTGTTGTGCGTAACTTGGATAACCAGATAATCAGTCTGAACAGTGCCGCGCAGCAGCTTACTGGTTTTGAGTTGATCGAAGGAAGCATCGTTAATAACTCCGATGAAGACACAATGATCCATCACGGGGTTGTTTTACCTCGCTTAGAAAAAGAAGTCGTTTCGCCGCAAGGCAGTAAACACTACGCGTATTGGAAGTGCCCTTATATCTCCAACGGGAATATCGAAGGCTCAGTGACCATTCTTGATGATCTTACTGAGCTTTACGAAGCGAAAAAAATTGCAAAAAGTGCCGATGACCGAGTACAGAAACTGGCGAACAATTTGCATGGCGCGGTTATACAGCATATTCAGCCCAAACGAAGTCTTCACGATATTGAATTCGTCTTTATTAGTAATGGGGTAGAGGAGCTTTTAGGGCTTACTCCTGCTCAATTGCGCCGCTCTCCAATTAGTTTTTTCGCACCGCTTAATGCTCAGGATCGTCGAACCTTAATTAAGAAGGTACGTAGTGGAAATAAAGAGGGAAAACTAAGCCTCGATATTGGAGTGAATATTGATAACCAAAACCGATGGCTCAATTTGCAGAGTAAGATTTCTGATCTTGGTGATTATTATGAATGGGACTCTGTTCTTACTGATATCACTGAGCTAAAACAACAGCAAGAAGAGCTAACACAAGCAAGACAAAGTGCTATCGCTGCCACAGAGGCAAAGTCTCGATTTTTGGCAAACATGAGTCATGAAATCCGAACTCCATTGGGAGGGATTGTTAGCTTGTTGGAATTGTCAGAGCAATATGAAGTTGATTATGAAGTTCAAAAAATCCATACAACGCTGAGCCAATCTGCGAATAACCTACTGCATATTGTTAACGATATACTCGATTTCTCGAAGATTGAAGCCGGTAAGCTGACCCTAGATTATCAGCCTGCAAGCCTAGATACATTGACTCTTAGAGTGACTCAGTTGCAGGCGAGGCAAGCTCACGCCAAAGGGTTACAGTTCAAATTTTGGTTAGACCCTGAGTTGAATGATTTAGTCTTAATGGATGACATTCGTATTGGGCAAGTTCTGAATAATTTGTTGAGCAATGCCATTAAATTTACAGAATATGGAACCGTAGGTTTAGCGGCAAAGTTACTCGACCTGGATGGTGAACAGCAACAAATTTGTTTCGAGGTGTTTGACAGTGGTATTGGCATCAGTGAAGAACACATTCGAAACCTATTCCAACCTTTTGTTCAAGCCGATGAAGGAACCACGAGGAAATATGGTGGTTCAGGCCTTGGTTTGACTATCTCGAAGCAACTTATTGAACAAATGGGTGGCAGTCTTAACGTAACGAGTAAGATCAACATTGGTTCAACGTTCTCTATTACGCTGCCGCTTAAAACGCTCGCTGAAAATAACAGAGCGGACATGAATGGCAAGGTGGCGCTACTTACCAAAACGTTCATGCAGCAATCTGAATTAGAGAACTATCTAACCTCTTGGGGTATTAAGGTTATTTCAAAGAATGTTCAGGTGACTAAAGAGCTCGCATACTGGGTCGATACCATTGAGCCTGATTTTGTGTTTATTCCTCATGAGCTAGATCAGAGCATTGATACGTTCGCCGAAAGCGTGCAGTTTATTTGTGTCAGTGAACAAGGAATGCTTTCGCCTGCTCCATGCAAATTGGGCTGGAATCTGTCAGCAAACCCATTGTTGCCTTCGCAGTTGATGCACTGTTTGCACAACTGTCCTGCGTTTGTGGAAGATGTTGTCCAAGATGATAATAATCTGAAATTGAGTACTGAGTCGCGCGAGTCTGCCAAACAGAATCAAAGACTTATCTTAATAGCGGAAGATCACCCAATCAATCAACAGATAATTCTTCAACAAATTGAGCAATTAGGTTTCCATGCCGACATGGTAGATAACGGCAAGGAAGCACTTGTTGCCTTAGATAATGAAGATTATGGGCTGCTAATTACCGATTGCCACATGCCTGAGATGGATGGCTACGAATTAACGAGGCAGATCCGAGTAAAAGAGCAGACCCAAAACCAACCTCGTCTTCCGATCATTGCGTTAACCGCAAACGCTGTGCAAGGGGAAAATGATAAGTGCTTTGAGATTGGTATGGATGACTTCTTATCAAAACCAACCAAATTAAGGGTGATTGGCGACACCATAATCAAACATCTTGATAAGGTGCAATCTGTTGTCGATAAGCCTTGTATTAGTTCCTCGGAGCCTAAAAGTGAGCCGAGCTCTGCTCCGATTGATCTCGCCAACTTAACCGAATTGTTTGGTGACCAAGATCTCGTCATGCAGATCATCACTGACTTTATCAAGAGCCATCAAGCTGACATGCCTCTGCTTCAAGCTGCGTGTGAACAGCGAGATCTCGAAGCCATTAAACAGGTAGCTCATAAGATGAAGGGAGCTGCAAAAATGGTAGGCACAGAGGACATTGCCAATCAATTGCAAACAATGGAATTGGTCTCCTTAAGTGACTTAGATGGTATTCAAGCACATTACGATAACCTCGAACAGCTGACGAACCAATTGAAGACTTATTGTTCAGAATCAATCAAACCATTTAAGGAGCTACCATGA
- a CDS encoding EAL domain-containing response regulator codes for MNQHVVVIEDHPFQLNVMGMVLKSLGMENIQPFECGYKALEFIEASSVDLILCDLNMPMIDGIELLKRLAEADFQGNIIITSAESKTVLDAARKMCKAFNLNLLGVLEKPIAKESLSKLINLNSTKEAAASNSNSDIVITDEDIAKAVSNQEFMFYYQPIVCIHSGEWRESESLIRWQHPRYGVLSPFFFLSRLLESGKMGEVMKYLINQAINEKSFLGERRFAINLTAKDIIDGDIVDYIFALIDQGELETEQIKLELTESDLVESVALALASTTRICMRGIPLAIDDFGTGYSSLKQLDDLPFSALKLDIDFVKNIQSSRSSHAIVRATLYLAHLLELSTVAEGVEDHSLWMDIREISNVDTLVQGYFIARPMPARKLLEWKEDWDRKIKELNLIKEIK; via the coding sequence ATGAACCAGCATGTTGTAGTGATAGAAGATCACCCTTTTCAATTGAATGTAATGGGGATGGTTTTAAAGAGTTTGGGTATGGAAAATATCCAACCTTTTGAATGTGGATATAAGGCTCTAGAGTTTATTGAAGCCTCTTCTGTCGATTTGATCTTATGTGATCTGAATATGCCGATGATCGATGGTATCGAACTCCTAAAACGCCTTGCTGAGGCCGATTTTCAAGGCAATATCATCATCACAAGTGCGGAAAGCAAAACAGTGCTCGATGCCGCAAGGAAGATGTGTAAAGCGTTTAACCTGAATTTGCTTGGTGTTCTTGAGAAGCCAATAGCAAAAGAGTCGCTGTCAAAGTTAATTAACCTTAACTCTACAAAAGAAGCGGCTGCTTCCAATTCTAATAGCGACATCGTTATTACGGATGAAGACATAGCAAAAGCGGTAAGCAACCAAGAGTTTATGTTCTATTACCAACCGATAGTGTGTATCCATAGTGGTGAATGGCGAGAAAGTGAATCGCTAATTCGATGGCAGCACCCTCGTTATGGCGTACTCAGCCCTTTTTTCTTTTTGTCTCGGTTACTTGAGTCAGGAAAAATGGGAGAGGTGATGAAGTATTTAATCAATCAAGCGATCAATGAGAAGTCATTTCTCGGAGAGCGGAGATTTGCAATAAACCTGACAGCTAAAGATATTATTGACGGTGATATTGTTGATTATATCTTCGCTTTGATCGACCAAGGTGAACTTGAGACAGAGCAGATAAAATTGGAATTAACAGAATCTGATTTAGTTGAAAGTGTCGCTCTTGCTTTAGCGTCCACCACGAGGATCTGCATGCGTGGTATTCCCCTGGCGATTGACGACTTTGGAACAGGTTACTCTTCACTCAAGCAATTAGATGACCTGCCATTTTCAGCACTGAAACTGGATATCGACTTTGTGAAAAACATTCAGAGCAGTCGTTCAAGCCATGCCATTGTTCGCGCTACTCTCTACTTGGCTCACTTATTAGAACTGAGTACGGTTGCTGAAGGGGTTGAGGATCATTCTCTTTGGATGGACATTCGTGAAATCAGTAATGTCGACACATTGGTTCAGGGCTATTTTATCGCTCGTCCAATGCCTGCTCGTAAACTATTAGAGTGGAAAGAAGACTGGGACAGAAAAATTAAAGAGCTGAACTTAATTAAAGAAATTAAATAA
- a CDS encoding methyl-accepting chemotaxis protein, with translation MLLSRYINIKVQFIVLLSIISLSLAAIISINVFIHNDNSQRLKQLESSYYPALEHATKIYSLLPNVKQQFEAAVVMEDEQALDFARQISSELQIEASRGADVLPSQATAFNKLSQQLARYTDSAYALSEDFINLNDSFESLTSRANQLSTEYDSLVALSETLRASASQKVVDTILHSEKAANDAANQSIWLGVFFLMSVISVGYAIFKSVISSILLVTEKMKAIATGDGDLTVRIDYAGKDEISTLVESFNQFIEKLQGIIASTLSIGHELEVVSDKIRSESNQTLALNSTQRDHIEEVTEAVNNIIDLIEQVVNFASHADSQAQKANSSAQTGTQVVLKTSKEIEELATNIRDTACKLKELDQNASNVGSILNTIQSVAEQTNLLALNAAIEAARAGEHGRGFAVVSDEVRVLANNTQQSATEINALLVDLKSGSNAAVGAMDQGLASSSQAVGDAQNAGDYLLEISGQVEEITELNKQIASTTEHQARASKQIHTHMDDFRQCSHQVSQSTDQLEALSHQLSGIVTELSKSTSQFKV, from the coding sequence ATGCTATTGTCTCGCTATATCAACATTAAAGTACAGTTTATTGTACTGCTCTCAATAATATCTCTTAGCCTAGCTGCCATTATCTCGATAAATGTCTTTATTCATAATGATAATAGTCAGCGCCTAAAGCAGTTAGAGTCAAGTTACTACCCTGCACTTGAGCATGCGACGAAAATATATTCTCTTTTACCTAACGTGAAGCAACAGTTCGAAGCTGCTGTCGTGATGGAAGATGAGCAAGCTCTCGATTTTGCACGTCAAATTTCTTCTGAACTTCAAATTGAAGCGAGTCGTGGTGCCGATGTTTTACCTTCACAAGCGACAGCTTTTAATAAACTGTCACAACAACTAGCAAGGTACACGGATTCTGCGTACGCGCTGAGCGAAGATTTTATTAATCTCAATGACTCTTTCGAGAGCCTGACCTCCAGAGCGAACCAACTTAGCACTGAATATGATTCATTAGTTGCGTTAAGCGAGACGTTACGTGCATCCGCGAGTCAGAAGGTCGTAGACACTATCTTGCACTCTGAAAAAGCCGCTAACGACGCTGCTAATCAATCTATTTGGTTAGGTGTGTTCTTTTTGATGTCTGTTATTTCTGTTGGTTACGCAATATTCAAGTCGGTTATTAGCTCAATATTGCTTGTGACAGAAAAGATGAAGGCGATTGCGACAGGGGATGGTGACTTAACGGTACGCATCGACTACGCAGGAAAAGATGAGATATCAACACTTGTTGAGAGCTTTAATCAATTTATTGAAAAGCTACAAGGCATTATCGCGAGTACGTTAAGCATTGGACACGAGCTCGAGGTTGTCAGCGACAAGATTCGTAGCGAGTCGAATCAAACCTTGGCTCTAAATAGCACTCAACGTGATCACATCGAAGAGGTTACCGAGGCGGTCAATAACATCATCGACCTCATAGAACAAGTTGTTAACTTTGCATCGCATGCAGATTCTCAAGCACAAAAAGCCAACTCTAGTGCTCAAACAGGAACACAAGTGGTTCTTAAAACGAGTAAAGAAATTGAAGAGCTTGCGACAAACATCCGTGATACGGCCTGTAAGTTGAAAGAACTCGATCAGAATGCAAGCAATGTTGGCTCAATACTAAACACAATACAAAGTGTCGCTGAGCAAACGAATTTGTTAGCACTAAATGCTGCAATTGAAGCTGCGCGAGCTGGTGAACATGGCCGAGGCTTTGCTGTTGTGTCCGACGAAGTGCGCGTGTTAGCGAACAATACTCAACAATCCGCAACAGAAATTAATGCCTTGTTGGTCGACCTTAAGTCCGGCTCTAACGCTGCTGTTGGCGCTATGGACCAAGGCTTAGCGAGCTCGTCACAGGCGGTTGGAGACGCGCAAAACGCGGGTGACTATCTATTAGAAATTAGTGGCCAGGTAGAAGAAATTACCGAGCTCAACAAACAAATTGCAAGTACTACAGAGCATCAAGCTCGTGCTTCAAAACAAATCCACACCCATATGGATGATTTTAGACAGTGCTCTCATCAAGTGTCTCAGTCGACAGATCAACTCGAAGCTCTAAGTCACCAACTGAGTGGCATCGTTACAGAGCTGAGTAAATCAACATCACAATTTAAAGTATAA
- a CDS encoding phosphate ABC transporter substrate-binding protein, giving the protein MFKKALVAAALLSSMNAFAGLVVVGNPSMSELDASTVKKLYLGKAKSLQIEAVDLEDGHPLKGTFHQAITKKTEAQLQAYWAKRVFTGKGQPPKAVGQESLAKDMVASSSNKIAYIDDSLVDSSVKVLLKL; this is encoded by the coding sequence ATGTTTAAAAAAGCATTGGTAGCCGCTGCTCTTCTTAGCAGCATGAACGCTTTCGCTGGTTTGGTTGTTGTTGGTAATCCATCAATGAGTGAGCTGGACGCTTCAACAGTTAAAAAACTGTATCTAGGTAAAGCAAAGTCTCTACAGATTGAAGCGGTAGACTTGGAAGACGGTCACCCACTTAAGGGTACTTTTCACCAAGCAATTACAAAGAAGACAGAAGCACAGCTTCAAGCTTACTGGGCAAAGCGAGTATTTACGGGTAAAGGTCAACCACCTAAAGCTGTAGGTCAAGAAAGCTTAGCGAAAGACATGGTCGCTAGCTCTTCAAACAAAATTGCTTATATCGATGACTCTTTAGTTGATAGCTCAGTTAAGGTTCTTCTAAAACTCTAA
- a CDS encoding TetR/AcrR family transcriptional regulator, with translation MSSAEKLFISQPYSKVSIRSIAKSAGVSPALILYYFNNKEQLFDQLIEEHTSRFQDQFSKYQRVDGIQLQHLLSELIEFWEAAPNIFLLFTFGGSSYNYDNVQRLKESKFGYTYNKTLENLLYLVDGCNESNFHYYQMLVTSLVSQPYLASKQQKYNNDNSTFNLMQYQEVIASLFKEETRFAY, from the coding sequence TTGAGCTCAGCAGAAAAGCTATTTATTTCTCAGCCTTATAGTAAAGTTTCAATTCGGTCTATTGCTAAGTCTGCGGGTGTAAGCCCCGCGTTAATTCTTTATTACTTTAATAACAAAGAGCAATTGTTTGATCAGCTCATCGAAGAGCATACAAGTCGCTTTCAAGACCAGTTCTCAAAGTATCAGAGAGTGGATGGAATACAATTACAACACTTACTTTCTGAACTTATCGAGTTTTGGGAAGCTGCGCCTAACATCTTTTTATTATTCACTTTTGGCGGTAGCTCTTATAACTACGACAATGTTCAACGACTCAAAGAGTCTAAGTTTGGTTACACCTACAATAAGACTCTTGAAAATCTTCTTTATTTAGTTGATGGCTGTAACGAGTCAAACTTTCATTATTACCAGATGTTGGTTACGTCGTTAGTGTCTCAACCATATTTAGCAAGTAAGCAACAAAAATATAACAATGACAACTCTACGTTTAACCTTATGCAATACCAAGAGGTTATAGCTAGCTTATTTAAAGAAGAGACTCGCTTTGCTTATTAA
- a CDS encoding CDP-alcohol phosphatidyltransferase family protein — translation MLDKYSIKVIKWPLNQSAKLLNQFGITANQTTLFGFLVGCLAFAALAFQQYEWALGFIVFNRVCDGLDGALARIQGISDAGGFLDISLDFLFYSLIPFGFVIANPEHNAIAGAFLIFSFIGTGSSFLAFAVMAGKRGIENPVYKHKSLYYMSGLTEGTETIACFIAFCIWPQHFAVIAYTFGTACWLTTFMRIYFGFQTLKDQTN, via the coding sequence ATGCTGGATAAGTACTCCATCAAGGTCATTAAGTGGCCATTAAACCAATCAGCTAAGTTACTGAACCAATTTGGTATCACAGCTAATCAAACCACCTTATTTGGCTTTCTGGTCGGGTGTTTAGCATTTGCAGCGTTGGCATTTCAACAATATGAATGGGCGCTAGGTTTCATTGTATTCAACCGAGTATGTGATGGGCTTGATGGGGCTTTGGCTCGAATCCAAGGCATCAGCGATGCGGGCGGCTTCCTCGATATCAGCCTAGATTTCCTATTCTACTCGCTGATACCTTTTGGATTTGTCATTGCGAACCCAGAACACAACGCCATTGCCGGTGCATTTTTGATCTTCTCTTTTATCGGTACAGGCAGCAGCTTTTTAGCGTTTGCGGTTATGGCAGGCAAGCGAGGCATCGAAAACCCAGTCTATAAACATAAGTCTCTCTACTACATGTCGGGGCTAACCGAAGGCACAGAAACCATCGCCTGTTTCATTGCCTTCTGTATTTGGCCTCAACACTTTGCTGTTATCGCCTACACCTTTGGCACCGCGTGCTGGCTAACTACGTTCATGCGAATTTACTTTGGATTCCAGACACTCAAGGATCAAACCAATTAG
- a CDS encoding ATP-binding cassette domain-containing protein, translating to MSLHLNDLAIRKNDGVSLFSALNVTLESGQVLALMGPSGCGKSTLLDAVAGHLNDEFSYSGTVILNDIQLDDLPSHQREVGILFQDDLLFPHLKVWENLAFSLPNSIKGSARQQQAMAALKDIELTHLAESFPDQISGGQRARISLTRMLLAKPKLALLDEPFSKLDQELRAQFRDWVFEQLTKANIPTLMVTHDEADVPQGAQVLSWPWRSHHAG from the coding sequence ATGAGTCTGCACCTCAACGACCTCGCCATCCGTAAAAACGATGGTGTATCGCTGTTTTCAGCGCTAAACGTAACATTAGAATCAGGCCAAGTATTGGCTTTGATGGGGCCGAGCGGCTGCGGAAAATCGACCTTGTTGGACGCCGTAGCTGGGCACTTAAATGATGAGTTTTCGTATTCTGGCACCGTTATTTTGAACGACATTCAGCTGGATGACCTGCCTTCACATCAGCGTGAAGTCGGTATTCTATTTCAAGATGACTTGTTGTTCCCTCACCTCAAGGTATGGGAAAACTTGGCGTTCTCTCTGCCTAATTCAATTAAGGGCTCCGCTCGTCAACAGCAAGCGATGGCTGCACTAAAAGACATAGAACTAACTCACTTGGCAGAGTCTTTCCCGGATCAAATATCTGGCGGTCAACGTGCAAGAATCAGCTTAACTCGTATGTTATTGGCGAAGCCGAAGCTCGCCCTACTCGACGAACCGTTTAGTAAGTTAGACCAAGAGTTAAGAGCACAATTTCGCGATTGGGTCTTCGAACAGCTGACAAAAGCAAATATCCCAACATTAATGGTCACGCACGACGAAGCTGACGTACCTCAAGGGGCGCAAGTGCTGTCTTGGCCATGGAGGAGTCATCATGCTGGATAA